Proteins from a genomic interval of Phycisphaerae bacterium:
- the rpsQ gene encoding 30S ribosomal protein S17: protein MAIVESDHQDKTIKVRIDRSMKHPKYGKYMKRRGMLHVHDEKNEAKAGDWVEIVECRPISKLKSWRLARVIRKA, encoded by the coding sequence ATGGCGATCGTGGAGTCGGATCATCAGGACAAGACGATCAAAGTGCGGATCGACCGGTCGATGAAGCACCCGAAGTACGGAAAGTACATGAAGCGGCGGGGCATGCTGCACGTGCACGATGAGAAAAACGAGGCGAAGGCGGGCGACTGGGTAGAGATCGTGGAGTGCCGGCCGATTTCGAAGCTGAAGTCATGGCGTCTGGCGCGGGTGATACGGAAGGCGTAG
- the rplN gene encoding 50S ribosomal protein L14, with amino-acid sequence MIQAESVVDIADNTGAKQAMVIRVLGGSTGRQRFTRRTASVGDIVVCTVKKALPNSDYLVGNNRKERSSRRKVKCVVVRTRSPVRRPDGSYVRFDTNAAVIIDEEKNPKGTRIFGAVARELRDKGFMKIVSLATEVV; translated from the coding sequence ATGATTCAAGCCGAGAGCGTAGTGGATATCGCGGACAACACCGGGGCCAAGCAGGCCATGGTGATTCGCGTGTTGGGGGGCTCGACGGGCCGGCAGCGGTTCACGCGGCGGACGGCGAGCGTCGGGGACATTGTGGTGTGTACGGTGAAGAAGGCGTTGCCGAACAGCGACTACCTGGTGGGCAACAACCGCAAAGAGCGGAGCAGCCGGCGAAAAGTCAAGTGCGTGGTCGTGCGGACTCGATCGCCGGTGCGGCGGCCGGACGGCAGCTACGTTCGGTTCGACACCAACGCGGCGGTGATTATCGACGAGGAAAAGAATCCCAAAGGGACGCGCATTTTCGGGGCGGTCGCCCGGGAGCTGCGGGACAAGGGGTTCATGAAGATCGTTTCGTTGGCCACCGAGGTCGTTTAG
- the rplX gene encoding 50S ribosomal protein L24 codes for MAAKVRKNDRVEVLSGDHKGEQGRVLRVDPVKNRVFIEGVNLVYRHLRPSRTNPQGGRIRKEAPVHISNVMPVDPKTGRGSRVHFEVDRDKSGKVTGKRRVSKGGTALEEAKAAAK; via the coding sequence ATGGCGGCGAAGGTCAGAAAGAACGATCGAGTTGAAGTGCTCTCCGGCGATCACAAGGGAGAGCAGGGGCGCGTCCTGCGCGTAGATCCGGTGAAGAACCGAGTGTTCATCGAGGGAGTGAACCTGGTTTACCGGCACCTGCGGCCGAGCCGGACGAACCCGCAGGGCGGGCGTATCCGCAAGGAGGCGCCGGTGCATATCTCCAACGTCATGCCGGTTGATCCGAAGACCGGGCGGGGGAGCCGGGTGCACTTCGAGGTTGACCGGGACAAGAGCGGGAAGGTGACGGGGAAGCGACGGGTGAGCAAGGGCGGTACGGCATTGGAAGAAGCGAAGGCGGCGGCGAAGTAA
- the rplE gene encoding 50S ribosomal protein L5, giving the protein MARLLEKYKTQVLPELQKEFGRTNRLSIPKLEKIVVSMGVGKAVAEKKRIDSAQKELSQITGQKPVVCRARKAVSNFKLREDMPIGVMVTLRGQRMYEFLDRVISIAIPRIRDFRGLNPNSFDGRGNYNMGLTEQTVFPEVDADKVEFQQGMNITLVTSARNDAESRRLLMLMGMPFRRDEKES; this is encoded by the coding sequence ATGGCTCGGCTACTTGAGAAATACAAGACGCAGGTTCTTCCGGAGCTGCAGAAGGAATTCGGACGGACGAACCGGCTTTCGATACCGAAACTGGAAAAGATCGTGGTGTCGATGGGTGTCGGCAAGGCGGTCGCGGAAAAGAAGCGGATTGACTCGGCCCAGAAAGAGCTTTCGCAGATCACCGGCCAGAAGCCGGTTGTCTGCCGGGCCCGCAAGGCGGTGTCGAATTTCAAGCTGCGCGAGGACATGCCGATCGGCGTGATGGTGACGCTTCGCGGGCAGCGGATGTACGAATTTCTGGACCGGGTGATCAGCATCGCGATCCCGCGTATTCGCGACTTTCGGGGGTTGAACCCGAACAGCTTCGACGGTCGCGGGAACTACAACATGGGCCTGACGGAACAGACGGTGTTTCCGGAAGTGGACGCGGACAAGGTGGAGTTTCAGCAGGGGATGAACATCACCCTGGTGACGAGCGCGCGGAACGACGCGGAGAGCCGGCGGCTGTTGATGCTGATGGGCATGCCGTTCCGGCGGGATGAGAAGGAATCGTAG
- a CDS encoding type Z 30S ribosomal protein S14, translating into MARKCWRIKAAAKPKFAVRGYTRCLVCGRSRAVYKKFKLCRLCFRSLALEGKIPGVRKASW; encoded by the coding sequence ATGGCGAGAAAGTGCTGGAGGATCAAGGCCGCGGCGAAGCCGAAATTCGCGGTGCGCGGCTATACGCGATGCCTGGTGTGCGGGCGGTCGCGCGCGGTTTACAAGAAGTTCAAGTTGTGCCGGTTGTGTTTCCGGTCCCTGGCGCTGGAAGGGAAGATCCCCGGCGTACGGAAGGCGAGCTGGTAA
- the rpsH gene encoding 30S ribosomal protein S8, translating into MWSDPIADLLTQLRNGLRNHAKQVTLPYSRVKIAICNVFKEEGYVSEVEKIPGTAGRDLLRVTLKYGPRGEQVWTHVRRESKVGCRKYVGANEIPRVLNGMGISVLSTSHGVMSDRKCREKKIGGELICTAY; encoded by the coding sequence ATGTGGAGTGACCCGATCGCCGATTTATTGACCCAGCTTCGGAACGGCCTGCGCAATCATGCGAAGCAGGTGACGCTGCCGTACAGCCGCGTGAAGATCGCCATCTGCAACGTGTTCAAGGAGGAGGGGTACGTTTCGGAGGTTGAAAAGATTCCGGGCACGGCCGGCCGGGACCTGCTGCGCGTGACGCTTAAGTATGGGCCGCGCGGCGAGCAGGTGTGGACGCACGTTCGGCGGGAGAGCAAGGTCGGATGCCGCAAGTACGTGGGCGCGAACGAGATTCCGCGGGTGCTCAACGGGATGGGCATCTCGGTGTTGTCTACGAGCCACGGCGTCATGAGCGATCGGAAGTGCCGGGAGAAGAAGATCGGCGGCGAGTTGATTTGCACGGCGTATTAG
- the rplF gene encoding 50S ribosomal protein L6, whose product MSRVGKKPIALPTGVKVDVKGSAVSVTGPKGTLSWSHAAGVSVSQAGGSSSIQVTRASDSSKHRALHGTTRALIQNMIVGVSQGYEEKMEIYGTGYGCSVSGQTLNLTVGYSHPIALQIPAGVKVSIDVPATKGDETPAKLTVTGIDKQVVGQFARSIKDARHPEPYKGKGVRYAGEQIKRKAGKAFAGAGGGAGG is encoded by the coding sequence ATGTCACGTGTTGGAAAAAAACCGATTGCCTTGCCGACCGGGGTCAAGGTGGACGTCAAGGGCAGCGCCGTCAGCGTGACGGGCCCGAAGGGGACGCTGTCGTGGTCTCATGCGGCCGGGGTCAGCGTATCGCAGGCAGGCGGGTCGAGTTCGATCCAGGTGACGCGGGCGTCGGACAGCTCCAAGCATCGTGCCCTGCACGGGACGACGCGGGCGTTGATTCAAAACATGATCGTCGGCGTGTCGCAGGGCTACGAAGAGAAGATGGAGATTTACGGGACCGGTTACGGCTGCTCCGTGTCGGGTCAGACGCTGAATTTGACGGTGGGTTACTCGCACCCGATCGCGCTGCAGATCCCGGCGGGGGTCAAGGTGTCGATTGATGTGCCGGCGACGAAAGGCGATGAGACGCCGGCGAAGCTGACGGTCACGGGGATCGACAAGCAGGTGGTGGGTCAGTTCGCGCGTTCGATCAAGGACGCTCGGCACCCCGAGCCGTACAAGGGCAAGGGCGTTCGTTATGCGGGTGAGCAGATCAAGCGGAAGGCGGGCAAGGCCTTCGCCGGCGCAGGCGGCGGGGCGGGCGGCTGA
- the rplR gene encoding 50S ribosomal protein L18 — MNARALKKTRLQRRKRHVRHRIFGTPERPRLSVSRSLRHISAQLVDDTTGRTLCAAGTNTKSLSGQVTNGANCKAAALVGQVLAEQAVMHGIKQVAFDRNGRRYHGRIKALADAARKTGLVF, encoded by the coding sequence GTGAACGCAAGAGCATTGAAAAAGACGAGATTGCAGCGGCGCAAGCGACACGTTCGCCATCGGATCTTCGGGACGCCGGAGCGGCCGCGACTGTCCGTGAGCCGGAGTCTGCGGCACATCAGCGCGCAGCTGGTGGACGATACGACCGGACGAACGCTTTGCGCGGCGGGGACGAACACGAAGTCGCTGTCTGGGCAGGTGACGAACGGGGCGAATTGCAAGGCGGCGGCGCTGGTGGGGCAGGTCCTGGCGGAACAGGCGGTGATGCACGGGATCAAGCAGGTGGCGTTCGACCGGAATGGGCGGCGGTATCACGGGCGGATCAAGGCGCTGGCGGACGCGGCTCGCAAGACGGGATTGGTATTTTAG
- the rpsE gene encoding 30S ribosomal protein S5 has protein sequence MGRGRQQQSGEAQEGPSYDDNVVKVYRCAKVVKGGRRFSFAALVVVGDRNGRVGYGYGKANEVPSAVEKGRKQATRSMRPVRLSGSTIPHTVMGRFGSSKVRLLPASEGTGVIAGTSVRAVLELAGVHDCLTKVYGSTSPKNLVKATFDALETLRDRSMIEQLRGVSIAG, from the coding sequence ATGGGTAGAGGCCGGCAGCAGCAAAGCGGGGAAGCGCAAGAAGGCCCGTCGTACGACGACAACGTGGTCAAGGTTTATCGCTGCGCGAAAGTGGTCAAGGGCGGCCGACGGTTCAGCTTTGCGGCGCTGGTGGTGGTGGGGGATCGGAACGGCCGCGTAGGGTACGGCTACGGCAAGGCCAACGAAGTGCCCTCGGCGGTCGAAAAGGGCCGCAAACAGGCGACGCGGTCTATGCGACCGGTGCGTCTGAGCGGGTCGACGATTCCGCATACGGTGATGGGGCGGTTCGGATCGAGCAAGGTGCGGCTCCTGCCGGCGAGCGAGGGAACGGGCGTGATCGCGGGGACGAGCGTTCGGGCGGTGTTGGAGCTGGCGGGCGTCCATGATTGCCTGACGAAGGTGTACGGATCGACGAGCCCCAAGAACCTGGTTAAGGCGACGTTTGACGCGCTGGAGACGTTGCGGGATCGATCGATGATTGAGCAGTTGCGGGGCGTGAGCATAGCGGGTTAG
- the secY gene encoding preprotein translocase subunit SecY, translated as MFKAFLNIFKVKDLRNKILFTLGLLCVYRIGFYIPLPGVDQDQLTQHFAGLGGGAGGAGIQQLTEAFAMFTGGNLQQSTIFGLGIMPYISASIIFQLLGTVIPSLEKLKQEGEAGRKKIQEYTRYATVGICVIQGAFWLKYIQGNQLVYSDYTSFSASFGPTLSFWLIGLTGMTAGTVFLMWLGEQIDEYGIGNGVSLIIMAGIVARIPNAVFWVIDNASMDVGGEAQMGPAKIVFLMVAFVGVVAGSILITQGQRRIPIQQAKQMRGRRVLGGQRHYLPLRVNHGGVMPIIFASSLLIFPGLVFDWLARLFESTGFLQMLASEFNRTSFLYSISYIGLVFFFAYFWTTVQFQPKEMANQLRDYGSFIPGLRPGKRTADYLETVMTRITYVGAGFLAAIAIIPQIMASAMDIPMAVSSFLGGTGLLIVVSVGLDLVQRIEANLVMRNYGGFLDPDGGGGGPRIKGAYA; from the coding sequence GTGTTTAAGGCGTTTCTGAACATCTTCAAGGTGAAGGACCTGCGGAACAAGATCCTGTTCACGCTGGGGCTGCTGTGCGTCTATCGAATCGGATTTTACATTCCGCTGCCCGGTGTGGATCAGGATCAGTTGACGCAACACTTCGCCGGCCTGGGCGGCGGGGCGGGGGGAGCGGGCATCCAGCAGCTCACCGAAGCGTTCGCGATGTTCACGGGCGGCAACCTGCAACAGAGCACGATCTTCGGACTGGGAATCATGCCGTATATCTCGGCGTCGATTATTTTCCAGCTCCTGGGAACGGTGATTCCGTCGCTGGAAAAGCTGAAGCAGGAGGGCGAGGCGGGCCGCAAGAAGATTCAGGAATATACCCGTTATGCCACAGTCGGCATCTGCGTGATACAGGGGGCGTTCTGGCTGAAGTACATTCAGGGGAACCAACTCGTGTACAGCGATTACACGAGCTTCTCGGCGAGCTTCGGGCCGACGCTTTCGTTCTGGCTGATCGGCCTGACGGGGATGACGGCAGGCACGGTGTTCTTGATGTGGCTCGGCGAGCAGATCGACGAGTACGGGATCGGCAACGGTGTGAGCCTGATCATCATGGCGGGCATCGTAGCGCGGATTCCCAATGCCGTGTTCTGGGTGATTGACAACGCTTCGATGGACGTGGGCGGCGAGGCGCAGATGGGGCCCGCCAAGATCGTGTTCCTGATGGTGGCATTCGTCGGCGTCGTCGCGGGGTCGATCCTGATTACGCAAGGTCAGCGACGGATCCCCATTCAACAGGCCAAACAGATGCGCGGCCGACGGGTGTTGGGCGGTCAGCGGCATTACCTGCCACTTCGGGTCAATCACGGCGGCGTCATGCCGATTATCTTTGCCAGCAGCCTTTTGATCTTTCCGGGGCTGGTCTTCGACTGGCTCGCCCGGTTGTTTGAGTCGACCGGGTTTTTGCAGATGCTGGCATCAGAATTCAACCGGACGAGCTTCCTGTACTCCATCAGCTACATCGGCCTGGTGTTTTTCTTCGCGTACTTCTGGACGACGGTGCAGTTCCAGCCGAAGGAGATGGCCAACCAGCTTCGGGACTACGGGAGCTTCATTCCCGGGCTTCGTCCGGGCAAGCGGACGGCGGACTATCTTGAGACGGTCATGACGCGGATCACGTACGTCGGGGCGGGCTTCCTGGCGGCGATCGCGATCATTCCGCAGATCATGGCGTCGGCAATGGACATTCCCATGGCCGTTTCGTCGTTTTTGGGCGGGACGGGCCTCCTGATTGTCGTGAGCGTCGGGTTGGACCTGGTGCAGCGGATCGAGGCGAACCTGGTGATGCGGAATTACGGCGGATTCCTGGATCCTGACGGGGGCGGCGGCGGCCCCCGTATTAAGGGAGCTTACGCGTGA
- a CDS encoding adenylate kinase — translation MNVVLLGPPGAGKGTQAVGIAQAFSLVHLSSGDILRAERKAKTPLGQKAQDYMDRGVLVPDDLILAMMSEHIGRIPAGGGFLLDGFPRTVAQAEGLDERLAAKDRRIDVVVNMEIADEEVTRRLTGRWSCPQDGRIYHEEFSPPASAGRCDDCGTALTRRKDDEPEVVSQRLRTYHAETKPLVDYYQDRGVLRSVDASGAVSAVTAAIQKVCQGR, via the coding sequence GTGAATGTGGTGCTCCTCGGCCCGCCGGGCGCCGGCAAGGGAACGCAGGCGGTGGGAATCGCGCAGGCTTTCAGCCTGGTGCATCTGTCGAGCGGCGACATTCTCCGGGCGGAGCGCAAGGCGAAGACGCCGCTCGGCCAGAAGGCGCAGGACTATATGGATCGCGGCGTCCTGGTGCCCGACGACTTGATCCTGGCGATGATGTCGGAGCACATCGGCCGGATCCCCGCAGGCGGCGGGTTTTTGTTGGACGGGTTTCCGCGGACGGTGGCGCAGGCGGAGGGCCTGGATGAGCGCCTTGCGGCGAAGGATCGGCGGATCGACGTGGTGGTGAACATGGAGATCGCGGATGAAGAAGTGACGCGGCGCCTGACAGGCCGCTGGTCCTGCCCGCAGGATGGCCGGATCTATCATGAGGAATTTTCCCCGCCGGCGTCGGCGGGTCGGTGTGACGATTGCGGAACGGCGCTGACGCGTCGCAAGGATGACGAGCCGGAGGTGGTTTCGCAAAGGCTGCGGACGTACCACGCGGAAACGAAGCCGCTGGTGGACTATTATCAAGATCGCGGCGTGCTACGCTCGGTGGATGCGAGCGGGGCCGTTTCGGCCGTGACCGCCGCCATCCAAAAGGTCTGTCAGGGCAGATGA
- the map gene encoding type I methionyl aminopeptidase, giving the protein MPVLKSAREIGLIRDAGRVVYRVLQAMRELTRPGVTTGELGRVADEMITAAGGEALFKGVQTNATKFPFPAAICASVNEQVVHGIPGDRVLKPGDVISIDCGVRLRGYCGDSATTIPVGRVSAETQRLLDTTAYSLDMALSEMRPGRMWSEIAGQVQSYVESHGFSVVREFVGHGIGQQMHEEPKVPNYTDRKQRKQDFRLVPGLVIAVEPMVTMGTAQVKNGDWTGWPQVTKDGRWAAHFEHTVAITETGIDILTDGN; this is encoded by the coding sequence ATGCCGGTCCTGAAAAGCGCGCGCGAGATCGGACTGATCCGCGATGCCGGCCGGGTGGTGTACCGGGTCTTGCAGGCGATGCGTGAGTTGACGCGGCCGGGCGTGACGACCGGCGAACTGGGCCGCGTGGCGGACGAGATGATCACGGCGGCGGGCGGCGAGGCGCTCTTCAAGGGCGTCCAGACGAACGCGACGAAGTTTCCGTTTCCGGCGGCGATTTGCGCGAGCGTGAATGAACAGGTGGTGCACGGGATTCCCGGCGATCGCGTGCTCAAGCCGGGCGATGTGATCAGTATCGACTGCGGCGTCCGACTGCGAGGGTATTGCGGCGACTCGGCGACGACGATTCCTGTGGGACGGGTATCGGCGGAGACGCAGCGGCTGTTGGATACGACGGCGTATTCGCTGGACATGGCGCTGTCGGAGATGCGGCCCGGGCGGATGTGGAGCGAGATTGCCGGACAGGTGCAGTCGTATGTGGAGTCGCACGGTTTTTCGGTGGTGCGAGAGTTCGTCGGCCACGGGATCGGGCAGCAGATGCACGAGGAGCCGAAGGTCCCGAACTACACGGACCGGAAGCAGCGAAAGCAAGACTTCCGGCTGGTGCCGGGCCTGGTGATCGCGGTGGAGCCGATGGTGACGATGGGCACGGCGCAGGTGAAGAACGGCGACTGGACGGGCTGGCCGCAGGTGACGAAGGATGGGCGCTGGGCGGCGCATTTTGAGCATACGGTGGCGATCACGGAGACGGGGATCGACATCCTGACGGACGGCAATTAG
- the rpmJ gene encoding 50S ribosomal protein L36: MKVRSSVKRICENCKVIKRRGVVRVICSSNPRHKQRQS; the protein is encoded by the coding sequence ATGAAAGTACGAAGCAGCGTGAAGCGGATATGCGAGAATTGCAAGGTGATCAAGCGTCGAGGCGTGGTGCGCGTGATTTGTTCGTCGAATCCGCGGCACAAGCAGCGGCAGAGTTAG
- the rpsM gene encoding 30S ribosomal protein S13, with protein MPRIAGVDIPNEKRVLIALQYIYGIGPHHSQAILKEAGIGHDVRAKNLTEDEISRVAGIIDRNYVVEGQLRRQTTQNISRLKDIQCYRGTRHRRGLPVRGQRTRTNARTRKGPKKTVAGKKGVKELRS; from the coding sequence ATGCCACGTATCGCAGGCGTTGATATTCCGAATGAGAAGCGCGTGTTGATCGCGCTGCAGTACATTTACGGCATCGGGCCGCACCACAGCCAGGCCATCCTCAAAGAGGCGGGGATCGGTCACGACGTGCGGGCGAAGAATCTGACGGAAGATGAGATCAGCCGCGTGGCGGGCATCATCGACCGCAATTACGTGGTGGAGGGTCAGCTTCGCCGGCAGACGACGCAGAATATTTCGCGGCTCAAGGACATTCAGTGCTACCGGGGAACCCGGCATCGGCGCGGGTTGCCCGTGCGCGGGCAGCGGACGCGGACGAATGCGCGGACGCGGAAAGGCCCGAAGAAGACGGTGGCCGGGAAGAAGGGCGTGAAGGAATTGCGGAGTTAA
- the rpsK gene encoding 30S ribosomal protein S11, which produces MAKTEEKKAKRKTRRNVAKGIAHVKATFNNTMITITDLNGETLCWQSAGTAGFKGTRKSTPFAAQRAGESAANAARKFGVTEIEVRVMGPGSGRESAVSGLQSGGLRIQSIEDVTPLPHNGCRPARKRRV; this is translated from the coding sequence GTGGCAAAGACAGAAGAGAAAAAAGCGAAGCGCAAGACGCGGCGAAACGTGGCGAAGGGGATCGCGCACGTCAAGGCGACGTTTAACAACACGATGATCACCATCACCGATCTCAACGGCGAGACGCTGTGCTGGCAATCCGCCGGGACGGCGGGGTTCAAGGGGACGCGGAAGAGCACGCCGTTCGCGGCGCAGCGCGCCGGGGAGTCGGCGGCGAACGCGGCGCGGAAATTCGGCGTGACGGAGATCGAGGTTCGGGTGATGGGGCCGGGCAGCGGCCGGGAATCGGCGGTATCGGGATTGCAGTCGGGCGGGTTGCGGATTCAGTCCATTGAGGACGTGACGCCGCTGCCGCACAACGGCTGCCGTCCGGCGCGAAAACGAAGAGTTTAA
- the rpsD gene encoding 30S ribosomal protein S4: MGRDLGPSCRKCRREGIKLMLKGSRCETAKCPMEKPSRNMPPGQSRAFRRGQASEYGKRLRETQKVKRYYGLWDKQFRRYFERAQHSTENTGRALMGLLERRLDNVLVKLGFSPSRKAARIALAHKHFTVNGECVNKPGLLVKVGDRISVRRKEASQKMVRACMDVDPNRSVQPWLKLDPANLEGSVMALPSRDDVQIPVEEQLIVEFCSR; this comes from the coding sequence ATGGGAAGAGATTTAGGTCCATCTTGTCGAAAATGTCGCCGCGAGGGCATCAAGCTGATGCTCAAGGGTTCGCGGTGCGAAACCGCCAAGTGCCCGATGGAAAAGCCGTCGCGAAACATGCCACCGGGGCAGTCGCGGGCGTTTCGGCGGGGACAGGCGAGCGAATACGGCAAGCGGCTGCGCGAGACACAGAAGGTCAAGCGGTACTACGGTCTGTGGGACAAACAGTTTCGGCGGTATTTTGAGCGTGCGCAGCACTCGACGGAGAACACGGGGCGGGCCCTGATGGGGCTGTTGGAACGGCGGTTGGACAACGTGCTGGTGAAGCTCGGGTTTTCGCCGTCGCGGAAGGCGGCGCGGATTGCGCTGGCGCACAAGCACTTCACGGTCAACGGGGAGTGCGTGAACAAGCCCGGTCTTCTGGTGAAGGTCGGCGATCGGATCAGCGTTCGTCGCAAGGAAGCGAGCCAGAAGATGGTGCGGGCATGCATGGATGTGGACCCCAACCGATCGGTGCAACCGTGGTTGAAGCTGGATCCGGCGAATCTGGAGGGGAGCGTGATGGCGCTGCCCAGCCGGGACGATGTGCAGATCCCGGTGGAAGAGCAGTTAATCGTGGAGTTTTGCAGCCGATGA
- a CDS encoding DNA-directed RNA polymerase subunit alpha — MRIRWRGLELPTRVLRDESASTPTYGRFIIEPFERGFGTTIGNSLRRILLSSLEGAAVTHVKIKNAEHEFTTLTGVVEDVTVIILNIKALIVRLTSETPKTMRLAVRGQAGKTVEVRAAQIECDPAIEIINRDQLIATLTDSVDFEVEMTVGHGRSYATADDHKPQDQDQIIGVIPVDSVYSPVTRVRYRVEDTRVGQRTNYDRLVLEVWTNGTILPEMALVEAGKILRKHLNPIVQYFELGSGLAVTPSDAGGGMVGGMGGMDAAKLARPISDLDLSVRASNCLTSANMSTIGDLVQCDEAALLRLRSFGKTSLREVKRKLADHGLSLRVDPNAVPVDMEGEEAAEDEGLDGAGAEEFGNASMGTNPFGTVTPPPFATPPPSQTAHHPS; from the coding sequence ATGCGAATTCGGTGGCGAGGATTGGAATTGCCCACTCGTGTGTTGCGGGATGAGTCTGCCTCTACGCCCACGTATGGACGGTTCATTATCGAGCCCTTCGAGCGGGGCTTCGGCACGACGATCGGCAATAGTCTGCGCCGGATTCTCCTGTCGAGCCTGGAAGGGGCCGCCGTCACACACGTCAAGATCAAGAACGCCGAGCACGAGTTCACGACGCTGACCGGCGTGGTGGAGGACGTGACGGTCATTATCTTGAACATCAAGGCGTTGATCGTGAGACTCACGTCGGAGACGCCGAAGACGATGCGGCTGGCGGTGCGGGGTCAGGCGGGCAAGACGGTCGAGGTCCGCGCGGCGCAGATTGAATGCGATCCAGCGATCGAGATCATCAACAGGGACCAGCTCATCGCCACACTGACGGACAGCGTGGATTTCGAGGTGGAGATGACGGTGGGTCACGGCCGGAGTTATGCGACGGCAGACGACCACAAGCCGCAGGATCAGGACCAGATCATCGGGGTGATTCCGGTGGACTCGGTGTATTCGCCGGTGACGCGGGTGCGGTATCGCGTCGAGGATACGCGCGTCGGCCAGCGGACGAACTACGACCGGCTGGTGCTGGAAGTGTGGACGAACGGGACGATCCTTCCGGAGATGGCGTTGGTCGAGGCGGGCAAGATTCTACGGAAGCACCTGAACCCGATCGTGCAGTATTTCGAACTGGGGAGCGGACTGGCGGTGACGCCGAGCGATGCGGGCGGGGGCATGGTGGGCGGCATGGGGGGTATGGACGCGGCCAAGCTGGCGCGGCCGATTTCGGACCTGGATTTGTCGGTTCGGGCGAGCAACTGCCTGACTTCGGCGAATATGTCGACTATCGGTGATCTCGTGCAATGCGACGAGGCGGCGCTGCTGCGGCTGCGGAGCTTCGGGAAGACTTCGCTGCGGGAAGTGAAGCGGAAGCTGGCGGATCATGGATTGTCGCTGCGGGTCGATCCGAACGCCGTTCCGGTGGACATGGAAGGCGAAGAGGCCGCGGAGGACGAGGGGCTGGACGGCGCCGGGGCGGAGGAGTTTGGGAACGCGTCGATGGGGACGAACCCTTTCGGCACGGTAACGCCGCCGCCCTTTGCGACGCCACCGCCTTCACAGACTGCGCATCATCCGAGTTAA
- the rplQ gene encoding 50S ribosomal protein L17: MRHRNAGRHLARTSAHRMAMRRNMAQSLFQYGQITTTLIKAKEVRPFVERIITLAREGTLRSRQRVVALLGDRAALSKEEQEQYDPMSYAQRHRVLVSRSGRHHRTGKVPASYNKKEYPFVARSVVNRLFEDIAPKFKDRPGGYTRIIRLADRRIGDAGDLAMLQLVGNETAPAESSKKSSIRRRQKTGDRIRYLEGKESKKKSRPSGKKAAESKAAAPSDEAADSGTATTKD, from the coding sequence ATGAGACATCGAAACGCAGGACGGCACCTGGCGCGGACGAGCGCCCATCGGATGGCGATGCGGCGCAACATGGCGCAGAGTCTGTTTCAATACGGGCAGATCACGACGACACTGATCAAGGCGAAGGAGGTCCGCCCGTTCGTGGAGCGAATCATTACTCTAGCGCGGGAGGGCACGCTGCGCAGCCGGCAGCGGGTGGTCGCTCTCCTGGGTGACCGGGCGGCGCTGTCGAAGGAGGAGCAGGAGCAGTACGATCCGATGAGCTACGCGCAGCGGCACCGCGTGCTGGTTTCGCGATCGGGGCGACATCATCGCACCGGCAAGGTCCCCGCGAGTTACAACAAGAAGGAGTATCCTTTCGTGGCCCGGTCGGTGGTGAACCGGTTGTTCGAGGACATCGCGCCGAAGTTCAAGGACCGTCCCGGCGGTTATACGCGGATCATTCGCCTGGCGGACCGGCGGATCGGCGATGCAGGGGATCTGGCGATGCTGCAACTGGTCGGCAATGAAACCGCGCCGGCGGAGAGTTCCAAGAAGAGTTCCATTCGGCGGCGGCAGAAGACCGGCGATCGCATTCGCTATCTGGAAGGCAAGGAGTCGAAAAAGAAGTCCCGGCCTTCCGGCAAGAAAGCTGCCGAATCGAAAGCCGCCGCACCGAGCGATGAGGCCGCCGATTCGGGAACCGCTACGACCAAAGATTAG